A portion of the Manihot esculenta cultivar AM560-2 chromosome 2, M.esculenta_v8, whole genome shotgun sequence genome contains these proteins:
- the LOC110607907 gene encoding uncharacterized protein LOC110607907 isoform X21 produces the protein MAEEKHHHLFRSNNKGEQVVYYKEEKYQKHLDHLGKLNAGVASNYALIKKELVATTAVVPRGFANQEYRENKEVKNEEEEVNGKKHHHLFYHHRGKKEAIDYKEDEKHRKHLERFGKLGVDVVGAYAMHDEYGEQKDLDHAHIHKVKAEIGATPTLGVEGFTFHEYHENKQAKQEDEEAYGKKKHHHPFYHHKKSGEAIDYKKPEEHHNHLEHFAQVGVGVSGACDLQEKYKIKKDLDHVHIHKIKTQIGAVAVVGAEEFTFHEHHEKKISKESEEAIDYKEGKHRKHLEHVDKLGVIVVGANTLHEEKKDLQHLYNQKVKAEIAAATTVGAERLAFYEHHEKKEANKEEILHGKMHYLHFYHQKEGGNVVDYKEKHRKHFENFGGLDAITAGAYALYDKPEEMKDVEHVHNHRIKEETTTATAIEAERFAFHEHHEQKEANKEDEEANGKKHHHYFYHHKENIKAFDFKEEDKCYNHPKHLGKLGAGVAGAYYMHGKHEEHKDLKHAHNHEVKVEVAVAGAVEAERFAFHEDNEKKEAKKEDEVHREENYHYFYHHKEGEDVVNNMEEEKQHKYFEHLDELGVVAGAYTLKDKEKKDLEHTQNHMVKVDAAAVGAERFAFDEKKETKKEEVVRGNKQYHHFYHHKEGRSVADYKEEKHHRHFENLGKLDAITVDTYALHDKHEERKQSEHAHLKIKEKITTTNIVGAEGNASHERHDNKEFKKEDEEAHGKKHHHLFYHHKVEDKHHNYSEHLGELGNGAASAYSLHGKHEENKDLEHTNNHNVKVEIVAVSAVGAEGLALHEHHEKKGAKKEDEAYGEKSYHHFYHHKEGEDVVDYEEEKQHKYVEHLDELGVAAAGAYVLHEKYEEKKDLEHAHSHKVKAEIVTSAVVGDERFVFHEHHNKNEAKKVDEVVHGKKQYKDFQNLDGRDVVVASADNLHEKHEENKDSENACNYMIKKELATAAIVGVEGFALHEDLKKKEFKKEDEEAYGKKYYHKENEEAIGYKEEEKHHDHLEHLSKLGVGVAGTYDMQNKHDKKKDSEHNYKYKIKDEIVTATAVGAEGFAFQEHHEKKKVKKENEGASYNNYMTKKEQATTAILGVDGFAFYEDHKKKEVKKEDEAYGKHYHKKSEEAIDYKEKEMHYDHLEHLSKIGVGVSGTYVMHDKHKEKNNSEHAYNYKIKEEIVTAAAVGAEGFAFQEHHEKKEVKKENEGASYNSYKIKKELATATIVRIEEVAFHEDYEKKEVEKEDEEAYGKKCYHNENEEAIGYKEEEKHHDHLEHLSKLSVGAVATYAMHEEKKDSKHAYNYKIKEEIVTAAAIGAEGSVFQEHHEKNEEKKENEEDSHDSYMIKKELATVGIDGFSFDEDLEKKEVNKKDEEAYGKKYYPKESEEAIGCKEEEMHHDQLEHLSELGVGVVGTYAVDKHGEKNNSEHAYNYKIEEEIVTATMTGAEGFSFQEHHDKKEVKKENEGANYNNYMIKKDQATTTIVGVEGFAFHEDHEKKEDKKEDEAANGKKHYHKESKEAIGYKQEKVHRDHLEHLSKLSVGVADTYAMHYKNEEKKDSEHAYNYKIKEEIATAVAIGVEGSAFQEHHEKKEIKKEIEGASYKTNMIKTEQATIGVVGFAFHEDLEKKELKKENEEVYGKNHYHKESEKAIGCKEEEMHHDHLEYLSIPGVAVAGASAMQDKHEEQNDSEHAYNYKIEEQIVTATMTGAKGFSFQEQHEKKEVKKENEGASYNNYIIKKELAIATIIGVEGFAFHEDHEKKENKKEDEEANGKKHCHKESEEAIGYKEEKMNLDHLEHLSKLSHDKNEKKKDSEHAYNYKIKEEIVTAATVGVEGSVLQEHYEKKEVKKEIERAIYNTNMIKTELATIGVEGFAFHEDLEKKEVKTEDEEAYGKKYYHKEIEKNIGCKEEEMHHDHLEHLSKLGVAIVGTSAMDKHVEKNNSEHAYNYKMEEEIVTTTTTGAEGFSFQEHYDKKEVKKENEGTSYNNYMIKEELATTTIVGVEGFAFHEDHEKKEDNKEDEEANGKKHCHKESKEAIGYKEEKMHQDHLEHLSKLSVGVAGTHAMHDKNEEKKDSEHTYNLKIKEEIITAATVGLEGSVFQEHHEKNEAKRENEGASYNTNMIKTELATTATVGVEGFAFHKDLKKKEVKTEDEEACGKKYYDKESEKGIGCKEEEMHCDHFEHLSKLGVAIDGTYAMHDKCEEKKDSKNAYIHKIKEEIVTVAAVGAKGSALQEHHEKKEVKKENEGASYNSYMIKKELATVGVEGFAFHEDLEKKEVKKENEEAYGKKHYPKESIEAIGCNEEEMHHGHLEHLSKLGVSIANTYAMCDKHEEELDSEHAYNYKIKEEIVTTAAVGVEGYALQEHHKKKELKKEIEGASYNTYMIKKELATVSTIGVDGFTFNEDLEKQEVKKEDEESYGKKHYPKESEEAIGCKEEEMHHDQLEHFSKLAVGVVNTYAMRDKHEEELDSEHAYNYKIKEEIVTTTAVRVEGYAFQEHHEKKELKKEIEGASYNTYMIKKELATIGVDGFTFDEDLEKQEVKQEDEEAYGKKHYPKESEEAIGCKEEEMHHDQLEHFSKLAVGVANTYAMHEENKGSKCANNYKIKEEIVTVAGAEGSAFQEHHEKIEVKKENEGASYNCYMIKKELASEGVNGFAFNEDLEKKELKKEDEEAYGKMHYHKESEEAIGYKEEMHYNQLEHFSKLGVGVVETYAMHDKHEEKQDSKHTYNYKIKEEIVTVATVGAEGSAFQEHHEKKEVKKENEGGSHNNYMIKKELATASTVGVVRFAFREDLEKKEVKKEDEEAYGKKHYHMESEETIGYKEEEMHHDHPEHLPKLGVGVADAGAYSLYGKQEENKDLERAHNHKVKVEIDVAGAIGAEGFAFHEHHEKKGAKKDDELYRDKHYHYFYHDKERKNDVYYKKEKHHKYFEHLRELGVVAADTYALHGNHEEKIDLEHAHSYKVNAEIATTTMLGAKGFTFHGHHVKKEAKKDDEVEHENKQYHHFYLHKEGENVVDYKEEKHQKHFQNFAKPDAVEAGAYTLYEKHKENRVSENSYSYMIKKELATAAAIGTERFAFHEYHGKKEVKDEDEATRKKHHNKESEEAIGYKKVEQHHNHLEHLGKLDAGVTSIYSLHDKYKENKYLEYGHNHKIKEEIVTTDTVGAKGFALQEHHEKKEIKKEDEELHEKKHHHLFYHFKQSEKAIDYKEEDKHHNNPEHLGVGVTVAGTYSLYGKHEEYEGLEHAHGSKVKANIAVTTMVGAERFAFDEYNEKNGAKKEDEMHGEKYYRHFYHHNEGKNLVDYREKVKHHKDLEHLGELGVVPANTYALYEKYEAKKDQEHAYSYKGKEEIDVAAAVRAKRFAFHEYHAKKEDKKEDKEEKQHYHLFYHCKENEEAIDYKEEKHHKYLEHLGKLAVGIPNAYSLHTENKDSEHAHNHKVIAKDTTNIIGAEGFAFHAYHENKGAKKEDKELHGKNYYHNFYYQNEGKDVDHKKEMYHKYFEHLA, from the exons ATGGCAGAAGAGAAGCACCATCACCTATTCCGCTCCAACAACAAAGGCGAGCAAGTTGTTTATTACAAGGAGGAGAAGTATCAAAAGCATCTTGACCATCTGGGCAAACTAAATGCTGGTGTTGCTAGCAATTACGCCTTGATTAAAAAGGAGCTAGTTGCAACAACAGCAGTAGTACCTAGGGGATTTGCCAACCAAGAGTATCGGGAGAACAAAGAAGTCAAGAATGAGGAAGAAGAAGTGAATGGAAAGAAGCACCACCACCTCTTCTACCACCACAGGGGAAAAAAGGAAGCTATTGACTACAAGGAAGACGAGAAGCACCGTAAGCATCTTGAGCGATTCGGTAAACTAGGTGTCGATGTTGTTGGTGCTTACGCCATG CATGATGAGTATGGGGAGCAAAAAGACTTAGATCATGCCCACATCCACAAGGTAAAAGCGGAAATAGGTGCAACTCCTACATTAGGAGTCGAGGGATTTACCTTCCATGAGTATCATGAGAACAAACAAGCCAAGCAAGAGGATGAAGAAGCATATGGAAAGAAGAAGCACCACCACCCCTTTTATCATCACAAGAAAAGCGGTGAAGCTATTGACTACAAGAAGCCGGAGGAGCACCACAACCATCTTGAGCATTTTGCTCAAGTAGGTGTCGGTGTTTCTGGTGCTTGTGACTTG CAGGAGAAGTACAAGATAAAGAAAGACTTGGATCATGTCCACATCCATAAGATAAAAACACAAATAGGTGCAGTGGCTGTGGTAGGAGCTGAGGAATTTACCTTCCACGAGCATCATGAGAAGAAGATATCGAAAGAAAGCGAGGAAGCTATCGACTACAAGGAAGGGAAGCACCGTAAGCATCTTGAGCACGTGGATAAACTAGGTGTTATTGTTGTTGGCGCTAATACCTTG CATGAGGAAAAGAAAGACTTACAGCATCTCTACAATCAAAAGGTGAAAGCAGAGATAGCTGCAGCAACTACAGTAGGAGCCGAGAGACTTGCCTTTTATGAGCATCATGAGAAAAAAGAAGCTAACAAAGAGGAAATATTGCATGGAAAGATGCATTACCTTCACTTTTATCATCAAAAGGAAGGCGGGAATGTTGTTGATTACAAGGAGAAGCACCGCAAGCATTTTGAGAACTTCGGCGGGCTTGATGCTATTACTGCTGGCGCTTACGCCTTG TATGATAAGCCCGAGGAAATGAAAGATGTAGAGCATGTCCACAACCATAGGATAAAAGAGGAGACAACTACAGCTACTGCGATAGAAGCTGAGAGATTTGCCTTCCATGAGCATCATGAGCAAAAAGAAGCTaacaaagaagatgaagaagcaAATGGAAAGAAGCACCACCACTACTTTTACCACCATAAGGAAAATATCAAAGCTTTTGACTTTAAGGAGGAGGATAAGTGCTACAACCATCCTAAGCACTTGGGTAAACTGGGAGCTGGTGTTGCTGGTGCTTATTACATG CATGGGAAGCATGAAGAACATAAAGACTTAAAGCATGCCCACAACCATGAGGTTAAAGTAGAGGTAGCTGTAGCAGGTGCTGTAGAAGCGGAGAGATTTGCCTTCCATGAGGATAATGAGAAAAAAGAAGCCAAGAAAGAGGATGAAGTGCATAGAGAAGAGAATTATCACTACTTTTACCACCACAAGGAAGGTGAGGATGTTGTTAATAACATGGAGGAGGAGAAGCAACACAAGTATTTTGAGCACTTGGATGAGCTCGGTGTTGTAGCTGGCGCTTATACCTTG AAGGACAAGGAAAAGAAAGACTTAGAGCATACCCAAAATCACATGGTGAAAGTAGATGCTGCTGCAGTAGGAGCTGAGAGATTTGCCTTTGATGAGAAAAAAGAAACCAAGAAAGAGGAAGTAGTTCGTGGAAATAAGCAATATCACCACTTTTATCATCACAAGGAAGGAAGGAGTGTTGCTGATTATAAGGAGGAGAAGCACCACAGGCATTTTGAGAACTTGGGCAAGCTTGATGCTATTACTGTTGACACTTATGCCTTG CATGATAAGCACGAGGAGAGGAAACAATCAGAGCATGCCCACCTTAAGATAAAAGAGAAGATAACTACAACAAATATAGTAGGAGCTGAGGGTAATGCCTCACATGAGCGTCATGATAATAAGGAATTTAAGAAAGAGGATGAAGAAGCGCATGGAAAGAAACACCACCACCTTTTTTACCACCACAAGGTGGAGGATAAGCATCATAATTATTCTGAGCACTTGGGTGAACTGGGAAATGGTGCTGCTAGTGCTTATTCATTG CATGGAAAGCATGAGGAAAATAAAGACTTAGAGCATACCAACAACCATAACGTAAAAGTGGAGATAGTTGCAGTAAGTGCAGTAGGAGCCGAAGGACTTGCCCTCCATGAGCATCATGAAAAAAAAGGAGCCAAGAAAGAGGATGAAGCATACGGAGAAAAGAGCTATCACCACTTTTACCACCACAAGGAAGGCGAGGATGTTGTTGATTACGAGGAGGAGAAGCAGCACAAATATGTTGAGCACTTGGATGAGTTGGGTGTTGCTGCCGCTGGGGCTTATGTGTTG CATGAGAAGTATGAGGAAAAGAAAGACTTAGAGCATGCCCATAGTCACAAGGTAAAAGCGGAGATAGTTACATCAGCTGTTGTGGGAGATGAGAGATTTGTCTTTCATGAGCATCATAATAAAAATGAAGCTAAGAAAGTGGATGAAGTTGTGCATGGAAAGAAGCAGTACAAAGACTTTCAGAACTTGGATGGGCGAGATGTTGTTGTTGCTAGCGCTGACAATTTG CATGAGAAGCACGAGGAAAATAAAGACTCAGAGAATGCATGCAACTACATGATAAAAAAAGAGCTAGCTACAGCAGCTATAGTAGGAGTTGAGGGATTTGCCTTACATGAGGATCTTAAGAAGAAAGAATTTAAGAAAGAGGATGAAGAAGCATATGGAAAGAAGTACTACCACAAGGAAAATGAAGAAGCTATTGGCTACAAAGAAGAGGAGAAGCACCACGATCATCTTGAGCATTTGAGTAAACTTGGTGTTGGTGTTGCGGGCACGTATGACATG CAAAATAAGCACGATAAAAAGAAAGACTCAGAGCATAACTACAAGTATAAGATAAAAGATGAAATAGTTACAGCAACTGCAGTAGGAGCTGAAGGTTTTGCCTTCCAAGAGCAtcatgagaaaaaaaaagtaaagaaaGAAAACGAAGGAGCTAGCTACAACAACTACATGACTAAAAAAGAGCAAGCTACAACAGCTATATTAGGAGTTGACGGATTTGCCTTCTATGAGGATCATAAAAAGAAAGAAGTCAAGAAAGAGGATGAAGCATATGGAAAGCACTACCACAAGAAAAGCGAAGAAGCTATTGACTACAAAGAAAAGGAGATGCACTACGATCATCTTGAGCACTTGAGTAAAATTGGTGTTGGTGTTTCTGGCACTTATGTCATG CATGATAAGCACAAGGAAAAGAACAACTCAGAGCATGCCTACAACTATAAGATAAAAGAGGAGATAGTTACAGCAGCTGCGGTAGGAGCTGAAGGATTTGCCTTTCAAGAGCATCATGAGAAAAAAGaagtaaagaaagaaaatgaaggagCTAGCTACAACAGCTACAAGATAAAAAAAGAGCTAGCTACAGCAACTATAGTAAGAATTGAGGAAGTTGCCTTCCATGAGGATTATGAGAAGAAAGAAGTCGAGAAAGAGGATGAAGAAGCATATGGAAAGAAGTGCTACCATAATGAAAACGAAGAAGCTATTGGCTacaaagaagaggaaaagcacCATGATCATCTTGAGCACTTGAGTAAACTTAGTGTTGGTGCTGTCGCCACTTATGCCATG CACGAGGAAAAGAAAGACTCAAAGCATGCCTACAACtacaaaataaaagaggagATAGTTACAGCAGCTGCGATAGGAGCTGAGGGATCTGTCTTCCAAGAGCATCAtgagaaaaatgaagaaaagaaagagaatgaagaaGATAGCCACGATAGCTACATGATAAAAAAAGAGCTAGCTACAGTAGGAATTGATGGATTTTCCTTCGATGAGGATCTTGAGAAAAAAGAAGTCAACAAAAAGGATGAAGAAGCGTATGGAAAGAAGTATTATCCAAAGGAAAGCGAAGAAGCTATTGGCTGCAAAGAAGAGGAGATGCACCACGATCAACTTGAGCACTTGAGTGAACTTGGTGTTGGTGTTGTTGGAACTTATGCCGTG GATAAGCACGGGGAAAAGAACAACTCAGAGCATGCCTACAACTATAAGATAGAAGAGGAGATAGTTACAGCAACTATGACGGGAGCTGAAGGATTTTCCTTCCAAGAGCATCATGATAAAAAAGaagtaaagaaagaaaatgaaggagCCAACTATAACAACTACATGATAAAAAAAGATCAAGCTACAACAACTATAGTAGGAGTTGAGGGATTTGCCTTTCATGAGGATCATGAGAAGAAAGAAGACAAGAAAGAGGATGAAGCAGCAAATGGAAAGAAGCACTACCATAAAGAAAGCAAAGAAGCTATTGGCTATAAACAAGAAAAGGTGCACCGTGATCATCTTGAGCACTTGAGTAAACTTAGTGTTGGTGTTGCTGACACTTATGCCATG CATTATAAGAACGAGGAAAAGAAAGACTCCGAGCATGCCTACAACTACAAGATAAAAGAGGAGATAGCTACAGCAGTTGCGATAGGAGTTGAGGGATCTGCCTTCCAAGAGCATcatgagaaaaaagaaataaagaaagagattgaAGGAGCTAGCTATAAAACCAACATGATAAAAACAGAGCAAGCTACAATAGGAGTTGTGGGATTTGCCTTCCATGAGGATCTTGAGAAGAAAGAACttaagaaagagaatgaagaaGTATATGGAAAGAACCACTatcacaaggaaagcgaaaAAGCTATTGGCTGCAAAGAAGAGGAGATGCACCATGATCATCTTGAGTACTTGAGTATTCCTGGAGTTGCTGTTGCTGGCGCTTCTGCAATG CAGGATAAGCACGAGGAACAGAACGACTCAGAGCATGCCTACAACTATAAGATAGAAGAGCAAATAGTTACAGCAACTATGACAGGAGCTAAAGGATTTTCCTTCCAAGAGCAGCATGAGAAAAAAGaagtaaagaaagaaaatgaaggagCTAGCTATAATAActacataataaaaaaagaattagCTATAGCAACCATAATAGGAGTTGAGGGATTTGCCTTTCATGAGGATCATGAGAAGAAAGAGaataagaaagaagatgaagaagcaAATGGAAAGAAGCACTGCCATAAGGAAAGCGAAGAAGCTATTGGctataaagaagaaaagatgaaccTCGATCATCTTGAGCACTTGAGTAAACTTAGT CATGATAAGAACGAGAAAAAGAAAGACTCCGAGCATGCCTACAACTACAAGATAAAAGAGGAGATAGTTACAGCAGCTACGGTAGGAGTTGAGGGATCTGTCTTACAAGAGCATTATGAGAAAAAAGAAGTGAAGAAAGAGATTGAAAGAGCCATCTACAACACCAACATGATAAAAACAGAGCTAGCTACAATAGGAGTTGAAGGATTTGCCTTCCATGAGGATCTTGAGAAGAAAGAAGTCAAGACAGAGGATGAAGAAGCATATGGAAAGAAGTACTATCACAAGGAAATCGAAAAAAATATTGGATGCAAAGAAGAGGAGATGCACCACGATCATCTTGAGCACTTGAGTAAACTTGGTGTTGCCATTGTTGGCACTTCTGCCATG GATAAGCACGTGGAAAAGAACAACTCAGAGCATGCCTACAACTATAAGATGGAAGAGGAGATAGTTACAACAACTACGACAGGAGCTGAAGGATTTTCCTTCCAAGAGCATTATGACAAAAAAGaagtaaagaaagaaaatgaaggaaCTAGTTATAACAACTACATGATAAAAGAAGAGCTAGCTACAACAACTATAGTAGGAGTTGAGGGATTTGCCTTTCATGAGGATCATGAGAAGAAAGAAGACAATAAAGAGGATGAAGAAGCAAATGGAAAGAAGCATTGCCATAAAGAAAGCAAAGAAGCTATTGGctataaagaagaaaagatgcACCAGGATCATCTTGAGCACTTGAGTAAACTTAGTGTTGGTGTCGCTGGCACTCATGCCATG CATGATAAGAACGAGGAAAAGAAAGACTCTGAGCATACCTACAACCTCAAGATAAAAGAGGAGATAATTACAGCAGCTACAGTAGGACTAGAGGGATCTGTCTTCCAAGAGCATCATGAGAAAAATGAAGCAAAGCGAGAGAATGAAGGAGCTAGCTACAACACCAACATGATTAAAACAGAGCTAGCTACAACAGCTACAGTAGGAGTTGAGGGATTTGCCTTCCATAAGGATCTTAAGAAGAAAGAAGTCAAGACAGAGGATGAAGAAGCATGTGGAAAGAAGTACTATGACAAGGAAAGTGAAAAAGGTATTGGCTGCAAAGAAGAGGAGATGCACTGCGATCATTTTGAGCACTTGAGTAAACTTGGTGTCGCTATTGACGGCACTTATGCCATG cATGATAAGTGCGAGGAGAAGAAAGATTCAAAGAATGCCTACATTCATAAGATAAAAGAGGAGATAGTTACAGTAGCTGCGGTAGGAGCTAAGGGATCTGCCCTCCAAGAGCATCATGAGAAAAAAGAAGTAAAGAAGGAGAATGAAGGAGCTAGCTACAATAGCTACATGATAAAAAAAGAGCTAGCTACGGTAGGAGTTGAGGGATTTGCCTTCCATGAGGATCTTGAGAAGAAAGAAgtcaagaaagagaatgaagaaGCATATGGAAAGAAGCACTACCCCAAGGAAAGCATAGAAGCTATTGGCTGCAATGAAGAAGAGATGCACCACGGTCATCTTGAGCACTTGAGTAAACTTGGTGTTAGTATTGCTAACACTTATGCTATG TGTGATAAGCACGAGGAAGAGTTAGACTCAGAGCATGCCTACAACtacaaaataaaagaggagATAGTTACAACAGCTGCGGTAGGAGTTGAGGGATATGCCTTACAAGAGCATCATAAGAAAAaagaactaaagaaagagattgAAGGAGCTAGCTACAACACCTACATGATAAAAAAAGAGCTAGCTACAGTATCTACAATAGGAGTTGATGGATTTACATTCAATGAGGATCTTGAGAAGCAAGAAGTCAAGAAAGAGGATGAAGAATCATATGGAAAGAAGCACTACCCCAAGGAAAGCGAAGAAGCGATTGGCTGCAAAGAAGAGGAGATGCACCACGATCAACTTGAGCACTTCAGTAAACTCGCTGTTGGTGTGGTGAACACTTATGCTATG CGTGATAAGCACGAGGAAGAGTTAGACTCAGAGCATGCCTACAACTACAAGATAAAAGAGGAGATAGTTACAACAACTGCGGTACGAGTTGAGGGATATGCCTTCCAAGAGCATCATGAGAAAAaagaactaaagaaagagattgAAGGAGCTAGCTACAACACCTACATGATAAAAAAAGAGCTAGCTACAATAGGAGTTGATGGATTTACCTTTGATGAGGATCTTGAGAAGCAAGAAGTCAAGCAAGAGGATGAAGAAGCATATGGAAAGAAGCACTACCCCAAGGAAAGCGAAGAAGCAATTGGCTGCAAAGAAGAGGAGATGCACCACGATCAACTTGAGCACTTCAGTAAACTTGCTGTTGGTGTTGCGAACACTTATGCTATG CATGAGGAAAACAAAGGCTCAAAGTGTGCCAACAATTATAAGATAAAAGAGGAGATAGTTACAGTAGCAGGAGCTGAGGGATCTGCCTTCCAAGAGCATCATGAAAAAATAGAAGTAAAGAAGGAGAATGAAGGAGCTAGCTACAATTGCTACATGATAAAAAAAGAGCTAGCCTCAGAAGGAGTTAATGGATTTGCTTTCAATGAGGATcttgaaaagaaagaactcaagaaaGAGGATGAAGAAGCATATGGAAAGATGCACTACCACAAGGAAAGCGAAGAAGCTATTGGCTACAAAGAAGAGATGCACTATAATCAACTTGAGCACTTCAGTAAACTTGGTGTTGGTGTTGTTGAAACTTATGCTATG CATGATAAGCACGAGGAAAAGCAAGACTCGAAGCATACttacaattataaaataaaagaggagatAGTTACAGTAGCTACGGTAGGAGCTGAGGGGTCTGCCTTCCAAGAGCATCATGAGAAAAAAGAAgtaaagaaagagaatgaaggagGTAGCCACAACAACTACATGATAAAAAAAGAGCTAGCTACAGCAAGTACAGTAGGAGTTGTGAGATTTGCCTTCCGTGAGGATCTTGAGAAAAAAGAAGTCAAGAAAGAGGATGAAGAAGCATATGGAAAGAAGCACTATCACATGGAAAGTGAAGAAACTATTGGCTATAAAGAAGAGGAGATGCACCACGATCATCCTGAGCACTTGCCTAAACTAGGTGTTGGTGTTGCTGATGCTGGTGCTTACTCCTTG TATGGGAAGCAAGAGGAAAATAAAGACTTAGAGCGTGCCCACAACCATAAGGTAAAAGTGGAGATAGATGTAGCTGGTGCAATAGGAGCTGAGGGATTTGCCTTCCATGAGCATCATGAGAAAAAAGGAGCTAAGAAAGATGATGAGCTGTATAGAGATAAACATTATCACTACTTTTACCACGATAAAGAACGCAAGAATGATGTTTATTATAAAAAGGAGAAGCATCACAAGTATTTTGAGCACTTGCGTGAACTGGGTGTTGTTGCTGCTGACACTTATGCCTTG CATGGGAATCATGAGGAAAAAATTGATTTAGAGCACGCCCACAGTTACAAGGTAAATGCAGAGATAGCTACAACAACTATGTTAGGAGCTAAAGGATTTACCTTCCATGGGCATCATGTGAAAAAAGAAGCTAAGAAAGACGATGAAGTAGAGCACGAAAATAAGCAGTACCACCACTTTTACCTCCACAAGGAAGGCGAGAATGTTGTTGATTATAAGGAGGAGAAGCACCAGAAGCATTTTCAGAACTTTGCTAAGCCAGATGCTGTTGAAGCTGGCGCTTACACCTTG TATGAGAAGCACAAGGAAAATAGAGTCTCAGAGAATTCCTACAGCTACATGATAAAAAAGGAGCTAGCTACCGCAGCTGCAATAGGAACTGAGAGATTTGCCTTTCATGAGTATCATGGAAAGAAAGAAGTCAAAGATGAGGATGAAGCAACTAGAAAGAAGCACCATAATAAAGAAAGCGAAGAAGCTATTGGCTACAAAAAGGTGGAGCAGCACCACAACCATCTTGAGCACTTAGGCAAACTAGATGCTGGTGTTACTAGCATTTACTCCTTG CATGATAAGTATAAGGAAAATAAATACTTAGAGTATGGCCACAACCACAAGATAAAAGAGGAGATAGTAACAACAGATACAGTAGGAGCTAAGGGATTTGCTTTGCAAGAGCATcatgagaaaaaagaaataaagaaagaggATGAAGAACTGCATGAAAAGAAGCACCACCACCTCTTTTACCATTTCAAGCAGAGCGAGAAAGCTATTGACTATAAGGAGGAGGATAAGCACCACAATAATCCCGAGCACTTGGGTGTTGGTGTTACTGTTGCTGGCACTTACTCCTTG TATGGCAAGCATGAGGAATATGAAGGCTTGGAGCATGCCCACGGCTCCAAGGTGAAAGCAAATATAGCTGTAACAACTATGGTAGGAGCTGAGCGATTTGCCTTTGATGAGTATAATGAGAAAAACGGAGCCAAGAAAGAGGATGAAATGCATGGAGAGAAGTATTATCGCCACTTTTACCACCACAATGAAGGCAAGAATCTTGTTGATTATAGAGAGAAGGTGAAGCACCACAAAGATCTTGAGCACTTGGGCGAGCTGGGTGTTGTTCCTGCCAACACTTATGCCTTG TATGAGAAGTATGAGGCAAAAAAAGATCAAGAGCATGCTTATAGCTACAAGGGAAAAGAGGAGATAGATGTTGCAGCTGCTGTTAGAGCTAAGAGATTTGCCTTCCATGAGTATCATGCGaaaaaagaagataaaaaagaggataaagaagaaaaacaacACTACCACCTCTTTTACCACTGTAAGGAAAATGAAGAAGCTATTGACTACAAGGAGGAGAAGCACCACAAGTATCTTGAGCACTTGGGTAAACTAGCTGTTGGTATTCCCAACGCTTACTCATTG CACACAGAAAATAAAGACTCAGAGCATGCCCACAACCACAAGGTAATAGCGAAAGATACAACAAATATAattggagctgagggatttgcTTTCCATGCATATCATGAGAACAAAGGAGCCAAGAAAGAGGATAAAGAGTTGCATGGAAAGAATTACTATCACAACTTTTACTACCAAAATGAAGGCAAGGATGTTGATCACAAAAAGGAGATGTACCACAAGTATTTTGAGCACTTGG CATGA